Proteins encoded together in one Kingella oralis window:
- a CDS encoding HAMP domain-containing sensor histidine kinase: protein MKLFQRIFATFCMVIICGIFVASFAFWVIQNRLSETHTQQARNMETALLANALVTFQTQGAQATRELLQRWQMPTAQNIYIITGSTGSDILNRSIPAGEIEHAYDFALKNPSSNQSLIYLDPYGEEYLFFIRNFDKPRIERLPTFMIPGLPIAPVWHEFIVFGGVLIIGLLLAYILASNISKPIRILEHGMNRLAAGELNARVSQQLDDRKDELSNLGIQFDKMAAQLQQLVEKERHLLHHVSHEMRSPLARMQAIVGLIQARPEKQTEYITRLENELTRMDDLVGELLTLSRLETANIPMEKEPLAIVPFMQQLIEDSQDVAAQNNDTLLLDTGSLKPTTKLEANESYLYRALDNVIRNAMKYSPQGSTIRVILHEDRRNIHIVIIDNGPGIKPEQLPHIFTAFYRADSSNNTSGTGLGLAITKHIAEQHHGKLIAENVQPNGLKMHFILPKLGKQKAPKKDNHEPAESNRQAA, encoded by the coding sequence ATGAAACTTTTTCAACGCATCTTCGCCACCTTTTGCATGGTCATCATCTGCGGCATATTCGTTGCCAGCTTTGCCTTTTGGGTCATCCAAAACCGCCTGTCGGAAACCCACACCCAGCAAGCCCGCAACATGGAAACCGCCCTGCTCGCCAACGCGCTGGTAACCTTCCAAACCCAAGGCGCGCAAGCCACGCGCGAGCTGTTGCAACGCTGGCAGATGCCCACCGCGCAAAACATCTACATCATCACAGGCAGCACGGGTTCCGACATCCTCAACCGCAGCATTCCCGCCGGCGAGATTGAACACGCCTACGATTTCGCGCTTAAAAATCCGTCGTCCAACCAATCGCTTATCTATCTTGACCCCTACGGCGAAGAATATCTGTTTTTCATCCGCAATTTTGACAAACCGCGCATAGAACGCCTGCCCACCTTTATGATTCCGGGGCTGCCGATTGCCCCCGTGTGGCACGAATTCATCGTGTTCGGCGGCGTGCTCATCATCGGCTTGCTGCTGGCGTATATCCTTGCCAGCAACATTTCCAAACCCATCCGCATCCTTGAACACGGCATGAACCGCCTTGCGGCAGGCGAACTTAACGCCCGCGTATCGCAGCAGCTGGACGACCGCAAAGACGAACTCTCCAACCTCGGCATCCAATTTGACAAAATGGCGGCGCAGCTGCAACAACTCGTTGAAAAAGAACGCCATCTGCTGCACCACGTTTCCCACGAAATGCGCTCGCCGCTTGCCCGCATGCAAGCCATTGTGGGGCTGATTCAAGCCCGTCCCGAAAAGCAGACCGAATACATCACGCGGCTGGAAAACGAACTCACCCGCATGGACGACCTTGTGGGCGAATTGCTTACCCTATCGCGCCTAGAAACCGCCAACATCCCCATGGAAAAAGAGCCGCTGGCGATTGTGCCGTTTATGCAGCAACTGATTGAAGACAGCCAAGACGTTGCCGCACAAAACAACGATACCCTGCTGCTGGACACAGGCAGCCTGAAACCCACCACCAAGCTAGAAGCCAACGAAAGCTATCTGTATCGCGCGCTGGATAACGTGATTCGCAACGCCATGAAATACAGCCCGCAAGGCAGCACCATCCGCGTTATCCTGCACGAAGACCGCCGCAACATCCACATCGTCATCATCGATAACGGGCCGGGCATCAAACCCGAGCAGTTGCCGCACATCTTCACCGCGTTTTACCGCGCCGACAGCAGCAACAACACCTCGGGCACAGGCTTGGGGCTGGCGATTACCAAACACATTGCCGAGCAGCACCACGGCAAACTCATCGCCGAAAACGTGCAGCCCAACGGCTTGAAAATGCACTTTATCCTGCCCAAGCTCGGCAAACAAAAAGCCCCCAAAAAAGACAACCACGAGCCCGCCGAAAGCAACCGTCAGGCAGCCTGA
- the greA gene encoding transcription elongation factor GreA — protein sequence MQKIPLTVAGAEKLKAELQQLKSVARPEVIAAIAEARSHGDLSENAEYEAAKDRQGFIEGRIAELESKLSHAQIIDPKEIHAEGKIVFGATVTVSDLETDEEATYQIVGDDEADIKIGKISVNSPIARAMIGKEEGDVAEVQAPSGVREYDILNVQYI from the coding sequence ATGCAAAAAATCCCTTTAACCGTTGCGGGCGCAGAAAAGCTCAAAGCCGAATTGCAACAGCTCAAAAGCGTTGCCCGCCCCGAAGTCATCGCCGCCATCGCCGAAGCGCGCTCGCATGGCGATTTATCGGAAAACGCCGAATACGAAGCCGCCAAAGACCGCCAAGGCTTTATTGAAGGGCGCATCGCCGAGCTGGAAAGCAAGCTCTCGCACGCGCAAATCATCGACCCCAAAGAAATCCACGCCGAAGGCAAAATCGTGTTTGGCGCAACGGTAACCGTGTCTGACTTGGAAACCGACGAAGAAGCCACCTATCAAATCGTGGGCGACGACGAAGCCGACATCAAAATCGGCAAGATTTCGGTGAACTCGCCCATCGCCCGCGCCATGATTGGCAAAGAAGAAGGCGACGTTGCCGAAGTGCAGGCTCCCAGCGGCGTGCGCGAATACGATATTTTGAACGTGCAATACATTTAA
- the cysK gene encoding cysteine synthase A: protein MAIAANINALIGNTPLVQLNQLAQGLPARVAVKLEFFNPAGSVKDRIAIAMVESAEKAGKIKAGSTIVEATSGNTGIGLAMVCAAKGYKLAIVMPESMSKERRMLLRAYGAELILTPAAEGMSGAIAKAEELVKNHPDTHFMPRQFDNPANPEIHRQTTAEEIWRDTDGKVDIFLAGVGTGGTLTGVGEVLKARNPNVQIYAVEPANSPVLSGGEKGAHAIQGLGAGFVPSILNTGVYGSVITVTNEDALATARALAEKEGILAGISSGAAVWAALELAKKPENAGKLIVTVLPDFGERYLSTALYADLA from the coding sequence ATGGCCATCGCAGCAAACATCAACGCCTTAATCGGCAACACCCCCCTTGTTCAGCTTAACCAGCTCGCGCAAGGCTTGCCCGCCCGCGTGGCAGTTAAACTGGAATTTTTTAACCCCGCTGGCAGCGTGAAAGACCGCATTGCCATCGCCATGGTGGAAAGCGCCGAGAAAGCCGGTAAAATCAAAGCAGGCAGCACCATCGTGGAAGCCACCTCGGGCAACACAGGCATCGGCTTGGCGATGGTGTGCGCGGCAAAAGGCTACAAGCTGGCCATTGTGATGCCCGAAAGCATGAGCAAAGAGCGCAGAATGCTGCTGCGTGCCTACGGTGCAGAGCTGATTCTCACCCCCGCCGCCGAAGGCATGAGCGGCGCGATTGCCAAAGCCGAAGAGCTGGTGAAAAACCATCCCGACACCCACTTTATGCCGCGCCAGTTTGACAACCCCGCCAACCCCGAAATCCACCGCCAAACCACCGCCGAAGAAATCTGGCGCGACACCGACGGCAAAGTGGACATTTTCCTCGCCGGCGTGGGCACAGGCGGCACGCTCACCGGTGTGGGTGAAGTGTTGAAAGCGCGCAATCCCAACGTGCAGATTTATGCCGTGGAGCCCGCCAATTCGCCCGTGTTGAGCGGCGGCGAAAAAGGCGCGCACGCCATTCAAGGCTTGGGCGCAGGCTTTGTGCCCAGCATTTTGAACACTGGTGTTTATGGCAGCGTCATCACCGTAACCAACGAAGACGCGCTCGCCACCGCCCGCGCACTCGCCGAAAAAGAAGGCATTTTGGCGGGCATTTCATCAGGCGCGGCGGTATGGGCGGCGCTTGAACTGGCGAAAAAACCCGAAAACGCCGGCAAGCTGATTGTTACCGTGTTGCCCGATTTCGGCGAGCGTTATCTTTCCACCGCGCTGTATGCCGATTTGGCGTAA
- a CDS encoding DUF2069 domain-containing protein — MNNNRPPYSLWLAQAAWCALIALTLLWDWAFAPLHTGRALLLIKLLPLLLPLRGILRGRVYTYQYCSMLVLAYFCESVMRWFDPTPLSRALAGVETVLSAAFFVCCLLYLKQFKKKD, encoded by the coding sequence ATGAACAACAATCGTCCGCCCTATTCTCTTTGGCTTGCGCAAGCCGCTTGGTGTGCGCTGATTGCGCTCACGCTGCTGTGGGATTGGGCGTTTGCGCCGCTGCATACGGGGCGTGCGTTGCTGCTGATTAAGCTGCTGCCCTTGCTGCTGCCATTGCGCGGGATTTTGCGCGGGCGGGTGTACACCTATCAATATTGCTCTATGCTGGTTTTGGCGTATTTTTGCGAAAGCGTGATGCGCTGGTTTGACCCCACGCCGTTAAGCCGCGCGCTGGCGGGCGTGGAAACGGTGCTTTCGGCGGCGTTTTTTGTGTGTTGCCTGTTGTATTTGAAACAGTTTAAAAAGAAAGATTAA
- a CDS encoding PglL family O-oligosaccharyltransferase encodes MDLSQRDTLFTRETLPLWLGLFLIAVAVPFSIMRVGPLPSFFLEAGSLLGGLILVALTLFSGCLKTRPPAASYYFVALAVFWAAQARVMQLVYTGMSDMVAWTFAILALLCWACRGWMARLGAERALSVLAGTLLLGAVLQAMVGWLQYTDLAGKFHGVLMYRKGIVEGQLAQRNHFAHYLMWGMLAAGWLWAQRRLAWFVAVPLILLIAATMGLTGSRTIFGYVLAMAVLLPLYRLFSGCLSTRTVWGLGLAAALVLLGQFAVEPVLDLFREGTITSAADRISSGSQIAGSGRGYEWQKAWQIFLSAPWFGHGWGSYPLYGFLTNVYPTTFRPYETDVLFTHSHNSFLNLLAEMGIVGTALVLLGMLWAIRGCFQRANAPAGVFILALMGVSLVHSALEYPLWYIYFLSIFALFIGFAPASAKASAQPPVGSLKTVYAATALAIALLSAGIVYTATVYQDLRQFSAGGGNTAQQAKNIAGLQRIARHNAMLRYYAHFQLISHFDPSSATVPPWAEEAAESLRYRPYANAQRYAFAAYRAGKIQAARDWMMLMYHYYPSKFSAYSDPIMDSPYYPQLQADFTAQCRAYYTSVEQIPICAQAAPAKPAIEDVLKNLRAMRGSGASNIKK; translated from the coding sequence ATGGATTTGTCTCAACGCGATACTTTGTTTACCCGAGAAACGCTGCCGCTTTGGCTGGGCTTGTTTCTGATTGCGGTTGCCGTGCCGTTTTCCATTATGCGCGTGGGGCCGTTGCCCAGCTTCTTTTTGGAAGCGGGCTCGCTGCTGGGCGGTTTGATTTTGGTGGCGCTGACCTTGTTTTCAGGCTGCCTGAAAACGCGCCCGCCCGCCGCATCGTATTATTTTGTGGCGCTGGCGGTTTTTTGGGCGGCGCAGGCGCGTGTTATGCAGCTTGTTTATACGGGCATGAGCGACATGGTGGCGTGGACGTTTGCGATATTGGCGTTGCTGTGCTGGGCGTGCCGTGGTTGGATGGCGCGGTTGGGCGCGGAGCGGGCGTTGTCGGTGTTGGCGGGCACGCTGCTGCTGGGCGCGGTGTTGCAAGCGATGGTGGGCTGGCTGCAATATACTGATTTGGCAGGAAAATTCCACGGCGTGTTGATGTATCGCAAAGGCATTGTGGAGGGGCAGCTTGCCCAGCGCAACCATTTTGCCCATTATTTGATGTGGGGCATGCTGGCGGCGGGTTGGCTTTGGGCGCAACGGCGTTTGGCGTGGTTTGTTGCCGTGCCGTTGATACTGTTGATTGCGGCGACTATGGGCTTAACGGGTTCGCGCACGATTTTTGGCTATGTGTTGGCGATGGCGGTGCTGCTGCCGTTGTATCGCCTGTTTTCAGGCTGCCTCAGCACGCGCACGGTGTGGGGCTTGGGCTTGGCGGCGGCATTGGTGCTGCTGGGGCAATTTGCCGTTGAGCCTGTGTTGGATTTGTTCCGCGAAGGCACAATCACCAGCGCGGCAGACCGCATCAGCAGCGGCTCGCAAATCGCCGGCTCGGGGCGTGGCTACGAATGGCAAAAAGCGTGGCAAATTTTCCTATCCGCGCCGTGGTTTGGGCATGGCTGGGGCAGCTATCCGCTGTATGGTTTTTTAACCAATGTTTACCCCACCACCTTCCGCCCGTATGAAACTGATGTGTTGTTTACCCACAGCCACAATTCCTTTCTCAACCTGCTCGCTGAAATGGGCATTGTAGGCACCGCCTTGGTTTTATTGGGCATGCTTTGGGCGATTCGCGGCTGCTTTCAACGCGCCAACGCGCCCGCGGGCGTGTTCATCCTCGCGCTGATGGGCGTTTCACTGGTGCACAGCGCGCTGGAATATCCGCTGTGGTACATCTATTTTTTAAGCATCTTCGCCCTGTTTATTGGCTTTGCGCCCGCATCGGCAAAAGCATCCGCCCAACCGCCAGTAGGCAGCCTGAAAACGGTTTACGCCGCTACCGCGTTGGCAATCGCGCTATTGAGCGCAGGCATTGTGTACACCGCAACCGTGTATCAAGACTTGCGCCAATTTTCCGCCGGCGGCGGCAACACCGCGCAACAAGCCAAAAACATCGCCGGCTTGCAACGCATCGCCCGCCACAACGCCATGCTCCGCTACTACGCCCATTTCCAGCTAATCAGCCATTTTGACCCCAGCAGCGCAACGGTGCCGCCATGGGCAGAAGAAGCCGCCGAGTCGCTGCGCTACCGCCCCTATGCCAACGCCCAACGCTACGCCTTTGCCGCCTACCGCGCAGGCAAAATTCAGGCTGCCCGCGATTGGATGATGCTGATGTATCACTATTACCCCAGCAAATTCTCCGCCTATTCCGACCCGATTATGGACAGCCCCTACTACCCACAGCTGCAAGCCGACTTCACCGCCCAATGCCGCGCTTATTACACCAGCGTAGAACAAATCCCCATTTGCGCCCAAGCTGCGCCAGCCAAGCCCGCGATTGAAGATGTGTTGAAGAATTTGCGTGCGATGCGAGGGAGCGGGGCGAGCAATATAAAAAAATAA
- a CDS encoding plasmid pRiA4b ORF-3 family protein — MAKRTPATLVYQLHIRLIDSKPDIWRRILVPVHFDLHNLHYVIQNAFEWNHEHLFQFCQGDPWGEVLYPPSDEDGSMVEPDDNGKYPPAPPLHKVLKVGESLFYVYDFGDSWEHEIYCEALMVKPPKIRLPHCVDGANHAAFENCGGVYGYAHILTILSNRDNPAYQEELAELTDYYTKRILKYDPTAFDPKKLKL, encoded by the coding sequence ATGGCAAAAAGAACGCCTGCAACATTAGTCTATCAACTGCATATCCGCTTAATAGATTCCAAGCCCGATATTTGGCGCAGAATATTGGTGCCCGTGCATTTTGATTTACACAATTTGCATTATGTTATCCAAAACGCTTTTGAATGGAATCACGAGCACTTATTCCAATTCTGCCAAGGCGACCCTTGGGGAGAAGTCTTGTATCCCCCATCGGACGAAGATGGAAGCATGGTTGAGCCCGATGACAACGGCAAATATCCGCCCGCGCCACCATTACACAAAGTATTAAAAGTTGGCGAAAGCCTGTTTTATGTGTACGACTTTGGCGACAGCTGGGAGCATGAAATCTACTGCGAAGCCTTGATGGTTAAACCACCCAAAATTCGCCTGCCGCACTGCGTAGATGGCGCAAACCATGCTGCATTTGAAAATTGCGGCGGCGTGTATGGTTATGCTCACATCCTAACAATCCTATCCAACCGCGATAACCCCGCCTATCAAGAAGAACTAGCCGAGCTAACCGATTATTACACCAAGCGAATTTTAAAATACGACCCCACCGCCTTTGATCCGAAAAAATTAAAATTGTAG
- a CDS encoding DUF4298 domain-containing protein has translation MPLTPEQAQQRIDEIQALYRRWLQLLPQLEAAQQQWRQAAQIMTELDKFYAAEYMAYTNAVADGLPVSLRTEGEYSVLSEDTLFDAFDDHYRLAWQWLREATAALDPENRA, from the coding sequence ATGCCCCTCACCCCCGAACAAGCGCAGCAGCGCATTGACGAAATCCAAGCCCTATACCGCCGCTGGCTGCAACTCTTGCCCCAGCTTGAAGCCGCGCAGCAGCAATGGCGGCAGGCGGCGCAAATCATGACGGAGCTGGACAAGTTTTACGCCGCCGAATATATGGCATACACGAATGCCGTGGCGGACGGGCTGCCCGTGTCGCTGCGCACCGAAGGCGAATACAGCGTGTTGAGCGAAGACACGCTGTTTGACGCGTTCGACGACCACTACCGCCTTGCATGGCAATGGCTGCGCGAAGCCACCGCCGCGCTTGACCCCGAAAACCGCGCGTAA
- the recA gene encoding recombinase RecA, producing the protein MAEKKSDKNTDKPTDKAAALKAALAQIEKSFGKGAIMKMDGSTPQEELQVISTGSLGLDLALGVGGLPRGRIVEIFGPESSGKTTLCLETIAQCQKIGGVCAFIDAENAFDPVYARKLGVKVEDLMVSQPDTGEQALEICDMLVRSGGVDMVVVDSVAALVPKAEIEGDMGDSHVGLQARLMSQALRKLTGHIKKTNTLVVFINQLRMKIGVMFGNPETTTGGNALKFYSSVRIDIRGTTQIKPTGKDETPIGKETKVKVVKNKVAPPFRSAAFDILYGEGISWEGELIDLGDKYGIIQKSGAWYSYDGNKIGQGKENVRIWLKENPEIANQIAEKIRAEGLVNPIITEDVLDETDGEMPDEE; encoded by the coding sequence ATGGCAGAAAAGAAATCCGACAAAAACACCGATAAACCCACCGACAAAGCCGCCGCGCTCAAAGCCGCCCTCGCCCAAATTGAAAAAAGCTTCGGCAAAGGCGCGATTATGAAAATGGACGGCAGCACGCCGCAAGAAGAGCTGCAAGTCATCTCCACAGGCTCGCTCGGGCTGGACCTCGCCCTTGGCGTAGGCGGCTTGCCGCGCGGGCGCATCGTGGAAATTTTCGGGCCGGAATCATCAGGCAAAACCACGCTTTGCCTGGAAACCATCGCCCAATGCCAAAAAATCGGCGGCGTGTGCGCGTTTATTGATGCCGAAAACGCCTTTGACCCCGTTTACGCCCGCAAACTCGGCGTAAAAGTGGAAGATTTGATGGTGTCGCAACCCGACACAGGCGAGCAAGCGCTGGAAATCTGCGATATGCTGGTGCGCTCAGGCGGCGTGGACATGGTGGTGGTGGATTCTGTTGCCGCGCTGGTGCCCAAAGCCGAGATTGAAGGCGACATGGGTGACAGCCACGTCGGCTTGCAAGCCCGTTTGATGAGCCAAGCTTTGCGCAAGCTCACGGGGCACATCAAAAAAACCAACACGCTGGTGGTGTTCATCAACCAGCTGCGCATGAAAATCGGCGTGATGTTCGGCAACCCCGAAACCACCACCGGCGGCAACGCGCTGAAATTCTATTCGTCCGTGCGCATAGACATTCGCGGCACAACGCAAATCAAACCCACAGGCAAAGACGAAACACCAATCGGCAAAGAAACCAAAGTGAAAGTGGTGAAAAACAAAGTGGCGCCGCCTTTCCGCTCCGCTGCGTTTGACATCCTGTACGGCGAAGGCATCAGCTGGGAGGGCGAGTTGATTGATTTGGGCGACAAATACGGCATCATCCAAAAATCGGGCGCGTGGTACAGCTACGATGGCAACAAAATCGGGCAAGGCAAAGAAAACGTGCGCATCTGGCTGAAAGAAAACCCCGAAATCGCCAACCAAATCGCCGAAAAAATCCGCGCCGAAGGCTTGGTAAACCCCATCATCACCGAAGACGTTTTGGATGAAACCGATGGTGAAATGCCCGACGAAGAATAA
- the dsbD gene encoding protein-disulfide reductase DsbD has product MKPFIYALSACLSLTQFAHAAVNADDLLPPEQAFVPTVTASDKGVDVQFKIADGYYLYQGKITADTQPEKLLRDQAAFSQGEQKEDEFFGKQVVYHRAANVKWDYARPAPAAYKITLHYQGCAEAGVCYPPVDTELSINGPGVYAPQEVAADNAKDMFVKPQGSVQADSLAVEQPAATQNAPLSSANADSRFTLSRDTIGSNLLWFFVFGLGLSFTACMYPLLPIVSSIIVGDKSGGKRRAFALSFVYVQGLALTYTLVGVLAGLTGALLTVWLQQAWVVLAAAGLMVLLALSMFGLFNIQLPSALQSYFQTQSNKLSGGKVASVFVMGMLSALIVGPCVAPPLAFALGYIGKTGDALLGGAALYAMALGTGVPLMLIGTFGGHILPRAGDWMNGIKYAFGVILLAVAVYLATPFLPYGVVAGLYTALLVAPAVYLFYCARAFSGSLKTVALGLGAVLLAMGAWFGVQSVRGQTTPMHEFLTLHQPSSHAVHGIKTASVAELEQAIQAAFAADPSQPVLLDFYADWCVSCKEMEAKTFGAAQVQAAVPMARLMQIDVTANTPEHQALLKKYGLFGPPGLFVLKADGSHGAGLLGYAPADEFVAWYRAQAK; this is encoded by the coding sequence ATGAAACCATTTATTTACGCGCTGTCGGCGTGTTTGAGCCTGACGCAGTTTGCCCATGCGGCGGTGAACGCGGATGATTTGTTGCCGCCCGAGCAGGCGTTTGTGCCCACGGTAACCGCGTCGGACAAGGGTGTGGACGTACAGTTTAAAATCGCCGATGGCTATTATCTGTATCAGGGCAAGATTACGGCGGATACGCAGCCTGAAAAGCTGTTGCGCGACCAGGCGGCGTTCAGCCAAGGCGAGCAAAAGGAAGACGAGTTTTTCGGCAAGCAAGTGGTGTACCACCGCGCGGCGAACGTGAAATGGGATTACGCCCGCCCTGCGCCCGCGGCTTATAAAATCACGCTGCATTATCAGGGCTGCGCGGAAGCGGGCGTGTGCTACCCGCCTGTGGACACGGAATTGAGCATCAACGGCCCGGGCGTATATGCGCCGCAAGAGGTGGCGGCGGATAACGCGAAGGATATGTTTGTAAAGCCGCAGGGGAGCGTTCAGGCGGATTCGTTAGCCGTGGAGCAACCCGCGGCAACGCAGAATGCTCCCCTTTCGTCCGCCAATGCTGACAGCCGTTTCACCCTGTCGCGCGACACCATCGGTAGCAATTTGCTGTGGTTTTTTGTGTTTGGCTTGGGGTTGAGTTTCACTGCGTGTATGTATCCGCTGCTGCCGATTGTGTCCAGCATCATCGTGGGCGACAAATCGGGCGGCAAGCGGCGGGCGTTTGCGCTGTCGTTTGTGTATGTGCAAGGCTTGGCTTTGACTTACACGCTGGTGGGCGTGCTGGCGGGGCTGACGGGCGCGTTGCTCACCGTTTGGCTGCAACAGGCTTGGGTGGTTTTGGCAGCGGCGGGCTTGATGGTGCTGCTGGCGTTGTCGATGTTCGGCTTGTTTAACATCCAGCTGCCCAGCGCGTTGCAAAGTTATTTTCAAACCCAGAGCAATAAATTGTCGGGCGGCAAGGTGGCGAGCGTGTTTGTGATGGGGATGCTGTCTGCACTCATCGTTGGTCCGTGCGTTGCGCCGCCGTTGGCTTTTGCGCTGGGCTACATCGGCAAAACGGGCGACGCGCTGTTGGGCGGGGCGGCGTTATACGCAATGGCGTTGGGCACGGGCGTGCCGTTGATGTTGATTGGCACGTTTGGCGGGCATATTTTGCCGCGCGCGGGCGATTGGATGAACGGCATCAAATATGCGTTTGGCGTGATTTTGCTGGCGGTGGCGGTGTATTTGGCGACACCGTTTCTGCCGTATGGCGTGGTGGCGGGGCTTTATACCGCGCTGCTGGTTGCGCCTGCCGTGTATTTGTTTTACTGCGCCCGCGCGTTTTCAGGCAGCCTGAAAACGGTTGCGCTGGGCTTGGGCGCGGTGTTGCTGGCGATGGGCGCGTGGTTCGGCGTGCAAAGCGTGCGCGGACAAACCACGCCGATGCACGAATTTTTAACCCTGCATCAGCCATCGTCCCATGCGGTGCACGGCATCAAAACCGCCAGCGTTGCCGAGCTGGAACAGGCGATTCAGGCTGCCTTTGCCGCCGATCCAAGCCAACCTGTGCTGCTGGATTTTTATGCCGATTGGTGCGTGTCGTGCAAGGAGATGGAGGCGAAAACCTTTGGTGCGGCGCAAGTGCAGGCGGCGGTGCCGATGGCGCGGCTGATGCAAATCGACGTTACCGCCAACACGCCCGAGCATCAGGCGTTGCTGAAAAAATACGGGCTGTTTGGCCCGCCCGGTTTGTTTGTGCTTAAAGCCGACGGCAGCCACGGCGCAGGCTTGCTGGGCTACGCGCCTGCCGATGAATTTGTGGCTTGGTATCGGGCGCAAGCGAAGTAG
- the lnt gene encoding apolipoprotein N-acyltransferase: MFPKLDRIWQIPAVYCLLLTALALATPLTFAPYYHFWLMPLLFGGLVRLIELKPHRAVRSAYWFGLIGYTAQFWWIHTALHGIAKLPEYFALPLTLLLPAFLGLYPALAFWLYRHFRLPRNVGLGIGLPVLWTLTEFARERLLTGFGWGALGYSQIADNSPLAGFAPLGGIHLVTFATALMGTWLVLLVNSQTAKPRIAAAVGIVAILLSGCLLRTIAFTQPTGSPTTVALAQGNIEQRLKFAPNQLLPTYQRYLSQVATTRAQIVILPETALPVFLQNTPGEIIQEFAQTARRNGSSLAVGVPLFTADGENYLNAIVNLTDYTPQTQPEKLPIYAKNHLVPFGEYKPLKPLTQFLYNAMNMPLGDFQRGGAAQAPFSMANQKVAFNICYEDGFGDELIASARQATLLANASNMAWYGDSNAMWQQLQQSQTRALELGRYMIRATNTGATAIVSPQGSIVQQAAPNTATVLEGSVQGMTGETPFMRLGGSLPFIGLLAAIAVWLKWRFRQPENTK; this comes from the coding sequence ATGTTCCCCAAACTTGACCGCATCTGGCAAATCCCCGCCGTCTATTGCCTCCTGCTCACCGCCCTCGCCCTCGCCACCCCGCTCACCTTCGCCCCCTATTACCACTTCTGGCTGATGCCGCTACTGTTCGGCGGCTTGGTACGCCTGATTGAGCTTAAACCGCATCGCGCCGTGCGTTCTGCTTACTGGTTTGGCTTGATTGGCTACACCGCCCAATTTTGGTGGATACACACCGCGCTGCACGGCATCGCCAAGCTGCCCGAATATTTCGCCCTGCCGCTCACCCTGCTTTTGCCTGCCTTTTTGGGGCTCTATCCCGCGCTCGCCTTCTGGCTTTACCGCCATTTCAGGCTGCCGCGCAACGTGGGGCTCGGCATCGGCTTGCCCGTGCTGTGGACGCTCACCGAATTCGCCCGCGAACGCCTGCTCACAGGCTTTGGCTGGGGCGCATTGGGCTATTCGCAAATCGCCGATAACAGCCCGCTGGCAGGCTTTGCCCCGCTGGGCGGCATCCACTTGGTTACCTTTGCCACCGCGCTGATGGGCACATGGCTGGTGTTGCTGGTAAACAGCCAAACCGCCAAGCCCCGCATCGCCGCCGCCGTCGGCATCGTTGCCATCCTGCTTTCAGGCTGCCTTTTGCGTACCATCGCGTTCACCCAACCCACAGGCAGCCCCACCACCGTTGCACTCGCGCAAGGCAACATAGAACAGCGGCTTAAATTCGCCCCAAACCAACTCCTCCCCACCTACCAACGCTATCTGAGCCAAGTCGCTACCACCCGCGCCCAAATCGTCATCCTGCCCGAAACCGCCCTCCCCGTGTTCCTGCAAAACACCCCCGGCGAAATCATCCAAGAATTCGCCCAAACCGCCCGCCGCAACGGCAGCAGCCTTGCCGTGGGCGTGCCGCTGTTTACAGCCGATGGCGAAAACTACCTCAACGCCATCGTCAACCTCACCGACTACACCCCGCAAACGCAGCCTGAAAAGCTGCCCATCTACGCCAAAAACCACCTTGTCCCCTTTGGCGAATACAAACCGCTCAAACCGCTCACCCAGTTCCTCTACAACGCCATGAACATGCCCTTGGGCGACTTCCAACGCGGCGGCGCAGCGCAAGCCCCGTTTAGCATGGCAAACCAAAAAGTCGCGTTCAACATCTGCTACGAAGACGGCTTTGGCGACGAACTCATCGCCTCCGCCCGCCAAGCCACCCTGCTGGCCAACGCCAGCAACATGGCGTGGTATGGCGATTCCAACGCCATGTGGCAGCAGCTGCAACAATCGCAAACCCGCGCCCTAGAACTCGGACGCTACATGATTCGCGCCACCAACACAGGCGCAACCGCCATCGTTTCGCCGCAAGGCAGCATCGTGCAACAAGCCGCGCCCAACACCGCCACCGTGCTAGAAGGCAGCGTGCAAGGCATGACAGGCGAAACACCATTTATGCGGCTCGGCGGCTCGCTGCCGTTTATTGGCTTGCTGGCTGCGATAGCCGTGTGGCTGAAATGGCGGTTTAGGCAGCCTGAAAATACAAAATAA